Genomic segment of Pacificitalea manganoxidans:
CCCGCTACACCCGGCATGTCCGAGGCCACCCCCCGGCCCAGCCTTGTCCCTGACAGTGCGGCACCGCTGACCGACGACGACGCCGGCCTGCGGATTTCGCAGCTGCGCAAAAGCTACAAGAAACGGCTGGTGATCCGGGACGTATCGATGGATCTTGGCCGGGGCGAGGTCGTCGCGCTGCTAGGGCCCAACGGCTCCGGCAAGACCACATGTTTCTACGCCATCGCCGGGCTGGTCACCCCTGATAGCGGCCGCGTGGCCATCGACGGGCGCGAGGTGACGACACTGCCGATGTATCGCCGCGCCAAGCTTGGCATCGGCTACCTCCCGCAGGAGGTGTCGATCTTCCGCGGGCTTTCGGTCGAAGACAATATCCTCGCGATTCTGGAGATCAGCGAATCCGACCGCCTGCGCCGCCGCGAGCGTCTGGAAGAGTTGCTATCGGAATTCGCCATCGAACATCTGCGGCGCGCGCAGGCGTTGTCCCTTTCGGGGGGCGAACGCCGCCGGGTGGAGATCGCGCGCTGCCTTGCCGCCGATCCGAAATACCTGCTGCTGGACGAACCCTTTGCCGGGGTCGATCCGATTTCTGTCGGGGATATCCGCGCGCTGGTCGCGGATCTGAAGCGGCGCGGGATCGGTGTGCTGATTACCGATCACAATGTGCGCGAAACACTGGAAATCGTGGACCGGGCCTACATCCTTCATGATGGGAAGGTGCTGATGAGCGGCACCGCCGAGGAGGTCGTTCAGGATGAGAATGTGCGCCGCGTCTACCTTGGTCAGAGCTTCCGGATCGGTTGAGCGGAACGCCGCGCCACGTCACACGTTGAGGATGCAGGTTGTCGCCGCCGACGCGCGCCGCGCCCTGATGATGCCGCGCCGCGGCGTGACCGGCCATTGACAGACCCACCTCCGGAGGCGCCAAATGAACCCGATGCATGACCGTGACGCTCCCCCGGCCCCGCGCTTTGCGCTGTCCGGCCCCGTTCGCCGGGACAGCCGGATGACCGGCCCCGCGGCCCGCCGCACTTTTGGGCAGGGGCCCGTGTCCACGCCCGCCTCGGCATCCAGCCTCGCCCACCGCCGCACACCCGCGCCGTGGCCCGCAGGTGCCGCGATCCGCCTTTCACAAAGTTCCCCCCTGACCGGCCTCCCCCCGCGTCGTCTTTGACGACACGCGGGCCCGGTCTCCCGATAACCCAAGGAGGTGCTATGCGTTACCAAATCAGCGGTCGACAGATCGACATCGGAGACGCGCTTCAGACGCATGTGAAGGATTGTCTTGGTGTGGCGGTCGACAAATATGCCGAACGCCCCACCGACGCGACGGTGATCTTTTCCAAGATCGCGCATGAATTTTCCTGCGAAGCGACCGTGCACCTGTCCACCGGCCTCACTGCGCAGGCCAGCGCCCGCGCGACCGAAATCTACGCCGCCTTCGACCAATGCTGCGAAAAAATGGAGAAGCAGCTGCGCCGCTACAAGCGCCGCCTGAAAGACCATCACAAGGAGCGTTCGCAGCCGGTTGAACTTTTCGGGGCGTCCTCGTATATCCTCGCCGCTCACGATCAGGGCGACGAAACCGAGCCGGACAGCCTCCAGCCGATCATCGTCGCCGAGATGGAGACGCGTATTCCGGCCCTGTCGGTCGGCGAAGCGGTTATGCAGATGGAACTGGCCGGCGCGCCGGTTCTGGTGTTCCGCAAGGAAGGGCAGAACGGGGTCAATGTCGTATACCGTCGCGAAGACGGCAATATCGGCTGGATCGATCCCGCGAACGAAGCTTGATAGCGCCGTCCGAGCGGGCGGGAGGGACTGACAGACGCCATGGACCTTTCGACGATTCTCAAACCTGAAGCGGTCAAGGTTGTCAGCACCGCCAGCAGCAAGAAGCGCCTCTTCCAGCAATTGGGAGAGGCCGCCGAATCCTGCTACGGGCTGAAATGCACCCATGCCATCGAAGCGCTTCAGGAGCGCGAAACACTGGGCCCGACCGGTGTCGGCCACGGCATCGCCCTGCCCCATGCCCGCATTGACGGGCTGGACAAGGTGGTGGGCGTGTTCTTCCGGTTGGAACAATCGCTCGACTTCGACAGCGTCGATCGCCAGCCCGTCGATCTGGTCTTCAGTCTGTTTGCGCCCAGCGACAGCGGCGTTGAACATCTGAAGGCGCTAGCACTGGTGTCCCGCACCATGCGCGACAGTGCCATCTGCTCCAAGCTGCGCGCCAACCACGCGCCGCAGACGCTTTACGCGATCCTCACAGCCGGTGGCGCTAGTCAGGCGGCCTGAGCAAAGCCTGACCGCGCGGCCCGCCTTGCGGTCAGGAATCTTCGGCACGCGTGTTCGTCGCGCAGACCCAGCAACCTTTCGTTAACCTTCATCAACCATGCTGGTTTTGCGGCATCGGCTAAAAGCCAAATGGCCGCATAAATCAAAGCCCTGCTCCGGTCGCGCCGCGCGGCCGGGGCAGGCATCGTTCTTGGCTTCGGAATGTTCTGACCGTTTACAGGCCCGCTGCGCCGGACCTGCGACCGGACACATTATTTGT
This window contains:
- the lptB gene encoding LPS export ABC transporter ATP-binding protein, with the protein product MSEATPRPSLVPDSAAPLTDDDAGLRISQLRKSYKKRLVIRDVSMDLGRGEVVALLGPNGSGKTTCFYAIAGLVTPDSGRVAIDGREVTTLPMYRRAKLGIGYLPQEVSIFRGLSVEDNILAILEISESDRLRRRERLEELLSEFAIEHLRRAQALSLSGGERRRVEIARCLAADPKYLLLDEPFAGVDPISVGDIRALVADLKRRGIGVLITDHNVRETLEIVDRAYILHDGKVLMSGTAEEVVQDENVRRVYLGQSFRIG
- the hpf gene encoding ribosome hibernation-promoting factor, HPF/YfiA family encodes the protein MRYQISGRQIDIGDALQTHVKDCLGVAVDKYAERPTDATVIFSKIAHEFSCEATVHLSTGLTAQASARATEIYAAFDQCCEKMEKQLRRYKRRLKDHHKERSQPVELFGASSYILAAHDQGDETEPDSLQPIIVAEMETRIPALSVGEAVMQMELAGAPVLVFRKEGQNGVNVVYRREDGNIGWIDPANEA
- a CDS encoding PTS sugar transporter subunit IIA, producing the protein MDLSTILKPEAVKVVSTASSKKRLFQQLGEAAESCYGLKCTHAIEALQERETLGPTGVGHGIALPHARIDGLDKVVGVFFRLEQSLDFDSVDRQPVDLVFSLFAPSDSGVEHLKALALVSRTMRDSAICSKLRANHAPQTLYAILTAGGASQAA